GAGTACGCTGATCGGTACGGGCACGATCTAATCGCGATGTCAACCCACGGGCGAAGGGGGGTGTCACGGTATCTTCAGGGCAGTGTCAGCGAGAAAGTCGTCCGTCTCTCTTCGGTCCCTGTTCTCACCGCGAGAATGCAACCCGACGAGCAGCTGGTATTCCCCTACGAAAATGTGCTCATCACAACGGATGGCAGTGCTGGTGCAACCCGGGCAGCGCAACATGGCTTGGCGCTCGCGGAGTCGCTTGGGGCGACCGTCCACGTCCTCTCTGTCGTTGACGACGCGTCGCTCAGTCTCGATATCCGGTCAACTATCTCTGGACAAGAGCACGAACAGGCAGCAACGGAAGCCGCCAAGGAGATCATCGAAGATGCGGAGACATATGGCGTTACTGATACGGTACAACATATCGAACAGGGAGATCCAGCGGATGTAATTCTCAACTGTATCGACGCCAATGACATCCACGTTGTCGTGATGGGGACGACGGGGAGGCGCGGTACGGATCGGATCCTCCTCGGCAGCGTCGCCGAAAAGACGGTCCGGTCGGCACCAGTGCCCGTGCTCACGATCGGTGGAGTAGAGTAGTACGTCGACACGACTTCGCAACAACAACGAAGGTCCTCCCCAGTGGCCGTATGAGCCAGTTCGATTGGATCGGTGCATTCGAGCGTCGAGACAGCTGGAGTCTGTGCCTCACTCGATCTCTAACGGACCGTTCCCACCGCCACCGTCACTACCGTCTTCATCCCATTCGAGTTCGAATTCGATACTCAATTCACCGGGCCCGTTCGCCGGGCCCTCGCGTTCGGCTTTGACCTCGAACGTCGGACGAGCGGGCGGCTCTAGCGTCACGGATTCGCTCCCCGCTTTCAGCGTAATCGCGTCTCCGTTTTCGAGATTGTCCGCGACTCTCCGCAGCAGTGCAGCAATTTCTTCTCGGGACTGGCCGCTCTCGGATTTGAACAAGACTTCTTCGGGCATACAATATCGGATAGGCTCGGAGGCCGCATAAGTGACCCTCTAGCTCGACGTTCTGTCTCCGAGAATCTCTGGTATCCTGCTAATTGTTCGAGAACTCGTGGAGTAGTCATAGCCGGACTGGCCAGTCTCCGCTTTTGAGTGCGGTCACTAGAGTGACCGGTATCCCACCGTGTGGCAGACGCGTGTTCGGTGGATAAGCGGACGAGTAGCGGTTGTGGGGGCAGTCGTGTTACGTGACGCTGTATCCATCGTCTAAAAGTCCCCCGGAGGATAATCGGGCATATGGTAGACTTGATTTCCGTCGGCGGGTTGCTTCTCGCGTTCTTTCTCGTCGTCATGAACGGCGTGTTCGTGGCCGCTGAGTTCGCATTCGTGAAACTCCGGCCGACTCGAGTGAACACACTCGTCGACCGCGGGAAGCCCGGTGCGGGGCTGGTGCAGGATGCCATCGAGAATCTGGATGGCTATCTCGCAGTCAGTCAGCTCGGGATTACGCTCTCCTCACTGGGTCTCGGGTGGATCGGCGAACCGGCTGTGGCAGCACTTATCGAACCAATTCTCGGTGAACTCCTACCCGCAGGAGCGATTCATCTCGTCGCCTTCGCGCTGGGATTCGGCTTCATCACGTTCCTCCACGTCGTGTTCGGCGAGCTCGCGCCCAAGACGTTCGCCATTCAGGAGGCTGAACGGGTTGCGTTCCTCGTCGCCCCCCTCATGAAGTTCTTCTATTACGTGTTCATCCCGGGTATCATCGTCTTCAACGGCACTGCAAACTACTTCACCAGCCTGTTTGGCGTCTCGCCAGCGGCAGAAGGTGAAGAGACTCACTCCGAAGAAGAAATTCTGATGATTCTCACTCGCTCCGAAGAGACTGGAGAAATCGACCTTGACGAGGTCGAGATGATTGAGAGTGTCTTCGAACTCGGCGACACGATCGCCCGCGAAATCATGGTTCCACGTCCCGACGTGGAAACCGTCTCTGCGTCGATGACGCTCCCGGAACTCCGGTCTGTTGCCGCCAGCGGAACATACACGCGGTATATCGTGCTTGACGAGGACGGGGAGCAGCCGATCGGATTCGTCCACGCGAAGGACATCCTGAAGGCGAGTGAAACCGAAACCGATCACGGCGACCCAATCACTGCACATGACATCGCACGCGACGTCCTCGTCGTGCCGGAAACGCGTCGGATCGACGCGATTCTCGCCGAGTTTCAGACGCACGGTGGGGGGCAGATCGCCGTCGTTATCGACGAATGGGGCGTCTTTGAGGGGATTGTCACGATCGAAGACATTCTCGAAGAGATCGTCGGCGATATTCGAGGCGAATTCGACACAGCACCGCAGGGCCCTACTATCGAGGAACGAGACGACGGTACGTACGTCGTTGACGGCGGCGTGCCAGTCCGGGAAGTGAACGAACGGCTCGGCGTCGAGTTCGAGGCCGATGAGGTCGAGACGATCGGTGGGTTCGTCTTTAGCCGACTCGGGCGAGAACCCGAGATAGCTGATGAGATCGAGCAAAATGGGTATGTCCTTCGCGTCGACTCCATCGACAACGCGAGAATCGAACGGCTCGTGATCCAACCTCCAGAACGATCTCAGAAACAGACCACTGAAGAGGACTAGTCCTCACGCGGTGTTGTTTGTATCCGGGCAAAGAGAGTGACCCGGATGAACCAGGTCTGCTCTAACAATGACCCGCGAAGTAATCGACCGACACAGCGAAGCACTGTTCGAGTTCCTCTGGTGTCCCGTCTGTGGGCACGAGGTGTTCAGCCACATCCCCTTCGAGGGGGTGTTCTGCAAGAACTGCAACACGCAGGTTGAACTCCAAGAATCACATGAGGATCGTGGCTACGAGGAAGCCGTCCTCGCGTGCTTCGATACCGACACGACCTGGAATCTCCACGTCGACGAAAAACTTCGTCGTGACCTGCCTGACGGGTCGGCTCGGGTGAAGATTCTCGGCGCACCGGGTGCCTACGAGATCGACT
This genomic stretch from Haloferax volcanii DS2 harbors:
- a CDS encoding hemolysin family protein, whose translation is MVDLISVGGLLLAFFLVVMNGVFVAAEFAFVKLRPTRVNTLVDRGKPGAGLVQDAIENLDGYLAVSQLGITLSSLGLGWIGEPAVAALIEPILGELLPAGAIHLVAFALGFGFITFLHVVFGELAPKTFAIQEAERVAFLVAPLMKFFYYVFIPGIIVFNGTANYFTSLFGVSPAAEGEETHSEEEILMILTRSEETGEIDLDEVEMIESVFELGDTIAREIMVPRPDVETVSASMTLPELRSVAASGTYTRYIVLDEDGEQPIGFVHAKDILKASETETDHGDPITAHDIARDVLVVPETRRIDAILAEFQTHGGGQIAVVIDEWGVFEGIVTIEDILEEIVGDIRGEFDTAPQGPTIEERDDGTYVVDGGVPVREVNERLGVEFEADEVETIGGFVFSRLGREPEIADEIEQNGYVLRVDSIDNARIERLVIQPPERSQKQTTEED
- a CDS encoding DUF7567 family protein produces the protein MTREVIDRHSEALFEFLWCPVCGHEVFSHIPFEGVFCKNCNTQVELQESHEDRGYEEAVLACFDTDTTWNLHVDEKLRRDLPDGSARVKILGAPGAYEIDWWSPEPGDGWEPVERGEFADIEEPADVSHLA
- a CDS encoding amphi-Trp domain-containing protein encodes the protein MPEEVLFKSESGQSREEIAALLRRVADNLENGDAITLKAGSESVTLEPPARPTFEVKAEREGPANGPGELSIEFELEWDEDGSDGGGGNGPLEIE
- a CDS encoding universal stress protein, with the translated sequence MYENILFPVDDSEDSSEILHHVGELANWADATIHLLFVADTTRDSVTVVENTVVDALVQEGEGIVEDASKTLSTLGVEYETDVVQGNPAPTIVEYADRYGHDLIAMSTHGRRGVSRYLQGSVSEKVVRLSSVPVLTARMQPDEQLVFPYENVLITTDGSAGATRAAQHGLALAESLGATVHVLSVVDDASLSLDIRSTISGQEHEQAATEAAKEIIEDAETYGVTDTVQHIEQGDPADVILNCIDANDIHVVVMGTTGRRGTDRILLGSVAEKTVRSAPVPVLTIGGVE